The Luteolibacter arcticus genome has a window encoding:
- a CDS encoding S41 family peptidase, protein MLIPRALVLTTLIAAAHGATGFFRLPAIHGETVVFTAEGDLWKVPVKGGAAQRLTTHPGLEVFAAISPDGKWLAFSAEYEGPNEVYVMPLEGGLPKRLTWHGEAARPVGWTPAGKVLVTTRAHSTLPNDQLVAIDPVSGEESLLPLAQASDGDFDESGKRLIFTRLPFQGSSTKRYQGGTVQNLWRYDEGTAEAVALTGDFKGTSKRPMWEKDRLYFLSDRSGTMNLWSMLPDGKDAKALTSHTGFDIRHADLHDGRIVYQHAGTLRIFTTGDGKDAEIPVTLTSDFDQTRDRWVKKPSDYLTRFSVSPDGEKLVLTARGSVFVAPVKPGGRLVEVPRPPGTRFREASFLPDGKSLVAQTDETGEIEMVKLPANGVGAPELLTQDGTIFRYAPVPSPDGKRLAWQDKNLELWVRDLTTKQSVKVSTSPMRGFPDLAWSPDGQWLAFVEPAANTFSRIRLYRATDGSIIEATSDRVMSFSPAWSLDGKWLYFLSDRELKSLVKSPWGPRQPEPYFTESTRIYALALTKNGRFPFTPPDELVAVEPKEEKKDEKNGDKPTPVPVVAIDPDGLSTRLYEVPGVSGNLSGLAATAKHLFFNTQSPGNDTKPRLMRLDISHEDAKPKLFAEDTKGWDLSFDGKWLALRKGDAFHVVPAGGDCPAKLEKPVPLDRWTFEIEPKEEWRQIYQESWRMLRDFFYDPKMHGLDWVAVRDKYAPLVNRVADRSDLGEILHEMSGELSALHIYVRFGDLREGPEKIQPSALGGRLSRDAASGGWRVDHIYATDPDYPGAISPLSKPGVGVKEGDVIVAINGHELKGVEHPQQWLAQKAGQQVLLDVLAVGGVRRNVLVTPLSPESAADLRYAEWEYTRRLETERLGQGKIGYVHLRNMGPESILEWARDFYPVFDKQGLIIDMRHNRGGNTDSWILGRLLRKAWFHWSPRAGMPYSNMQYAFRGHLAVLCNEWTSSDGEAFSEGFRRLGLGKVFGTRTWGGQIWLNAQGWLIDNGMCTAAEIGVYSPEGEWLIEGTGIQPDVTVDNLPHATFGGTDTQLEAAVKHLQELIQKDPRPVPQPPPRPDKTKE, encoded by the coding sequence ATGCTGATCCCCCGAGCACTCGTTCTTACCACCCTGATCGCCGCCGCCCACGGGGCGACGGGCTTTTTCCGCCTGCCGGCCATCCACGGCGAGACGGTCGTCTTCACCGCCGAGGGCGACCTGTGGAAGGTCCCGGTGAAGGGCGGCGCGGCCCAGCGGCTGACCACCCATCCCGGCCTCGAGGTCTTCGCGGCAATCTCGCCCGATGGCAAGTGGCTGGCCTTCTCCGCCGAATATGAGGGGCCGAATGAAGTCTACGTGATGCCACTGGAGGGCGGCCTGCCAAAGCGCCTCACCTGGCACGGCGAGGCCGCCCGGCCGGTCGGCTGGACCCCCGCGGGGAAGGTGCTCGTGACCACCCGTGCGCACTCCACGCTGCCGAATGACCAGCTCGTGGCGATCGATCCCGTGAGCGGCGAGGAAAGTCTGCTGCCACTGGCGCAGGCGAGCGATGGGGACTTCGATGAATCCGGCAAGCGCCTCATATTCACCCGCCTCCCCTTCCAAGGCAGCAGCACCAAGCGCTACCAGGGCGGCACCGTGCAAAACCTGTGGCGCTACGACGAGGGCACCGCCGAAGCCGTCGCTCTAACGGGTGACTTCAAGGGCACCTCGAAGCGTCCGATGTGGGAGAAGGACCGCCTCTACTTCCTCAGCGACCGCAGCGGCACCATGAACCTGTGGTCGATGCTGCCGGATGGTAAGGATGCCAAGGCCCTGACAAGTCACACCGGCTTCGACATCCGCCACGCAGACCTTCACGACGGGCGCATCGTCTATCAGCACGCGGGCACGCTGCGGATCTTCACGACCGGTGATGGGAAGGATGCGGAGATCCCGGTGACACTGACGTCCGATTTCGACCAGACGCGCGACCGCTGGGTGAAGAAGCCGTCCGACTACCTCACGCGCTTCAGCGTTTCGCCGGATGGCGAGAAGCTGGTGCTGACCGCGCGCGGCAGTGTCTTCGTGGCTCCGGTAAAGCCCGGCGGCCGCTTGGTGGAAGTCCCCCGCCCTCCCGGCACTCGCTTCCGCGAAGCGAGCTTCCTGCCCGATGGCAAGTCACTGGTCGCGCAGACGGATGAGACCGGCGAGATCGAGATGGTGAAGCTGCCCGCCAATGGCGTGGGTGCGCCGGAATTACTCACGCAGGATGGCACTATCTTCCGCTACGCGCCGGTCCCCTCCCCCGATGGCAAGCGGCTCGCGTGGCAGGACAAGAACCTGGAGCTGTGGGTGCGCGATCTAACAACCAAGCAGTCCGTCAAGGTCAGCACCTCGCCGATGCGTGGCTTCCCTGATCTGGCTTGGTCGCCGGATGGCCAGTGGCTTGCCTTCGTGGAACCGGCGGCGAATACCTTCAGCCGCATCCGCCTCTATCGCGCCACCGATGGCAGCATCATCGAGGCGACCAGCGACCGCGTGATGAGCTTCTCGCCCGCATGGTCGCTGGATGGCAAGTGGCTCTACTTTCTGAGCGATCGCGAGCTGAAGTCTCTCGTGAAAAGCCCGTGGGGACCGCGCCAGCCGGAACCCTACTTCACCGAGAGCACCCGCATCTACGCGCTCGCTCTAACAAAGAACGGGCGATTCCCCTTCACCCCGCCGGATGAGCTGGTGGCGGTGGAGCCGAAGGAGGAAAAGAAGGACGAGAAGAATGGCGACAAGCCCACACCGGTGCCAGTCGTGGCGATCGATCCCGATGGCCTCTCCACGCGCCTCTATGAAGTGCCCGGTGTTTCCGGGAATCTCTCCGGCCTGGCCGCGACCGCGAAGCATCTGTTCTTCAACACGCAGTCCCCGGGCAATGACACGAAGCCGCGGCTGATGCGGCTGGATATTTCCCATGAGGATGCGAAGCCGAAGCTCTTCGCCGAGGATACCAAGGGCTGGGATCTTTCCTTCGATGGCAAGTGGCTGGCGCTGCGCAAGGGCGATGCCTTCCACGTGGTGCCCGCTGGCGGCGATTGCCCGGCGAAGCTGGAGAAGCCGGTGCCACTGGATCGCTGGACCTTCGAGATCGAGCCGAAGGAAGAATGGCGGCAGATCTATCAGGAGTCGTGGCGCATGCTGAGGGACTTCTTCTACGACCCGAAGATGCACGGCCTCGATTGGGTGGCGGTGCGAGACAAGTATGCGCCGCTGGTGAATCGTGTGGCGGATCGCTCCGACCTCGGCGAGATCCTGCATGAGATGTCAGGGGAGCTGAGCGCGCTGCACATCTACGTGCGTTTCGGCGACCTGCGCGAGGGGCCGGAGAAGATCCAGCCGTCGGCACTGGGTGGCCGGCTTTCCCGCGATGCCGCGAGCGGCGGTTGGCGCGTGGATCACATCTATGCCACCGACCCCGATTACCCGGGGGCGATCAGCCCGCTATCGAAGCCCGGCGTGGGCGTGAAGGAGGGCGATGTGATCGTGGCGATCAATGGCCATGAGTTGAAAGGCGTGGAGCATCCGCAGCAGTGGCTCGCGCAGAAGGCAGGACAGCAGGTGCTGTTAGACGTGCTCGCCGTCGGTGGCGTGCGGCGCAATGTGCTGGTGACACCGCTTTCCCCCGAGAGCGCCGCCGACCTGCGCTATGCGGAGTGGGAATACACCCGCCGCCTCGAGACCGAGCGGCTGGGACAGGGGAAGATCGGCTACGTGCACCTGCGCAACATGGGGCCGGAGAGCATCCTGGAGTGGGCACGCGATTTCTATCCGGTCTTCGACAAGCAGGGCCTGATCATCGACATGCGGCACAACCGCGGCGGCAATACCGACTCGTGGATCCTCGGCCGCCTCTTGCGCAAGGCGTGGTTCCATTGGTCGCCGCGGGCGGGTATGCCGTATTCTAACATGCAGTACGCGTTCCGTGGTCATCTGGCGGTCCTGTGCAACGAGTGGACTTCCAGCGATGGCGAGGCGTTCTCCGAGGGCTTCCGCCGCCTTGGCCTCGGCAAGGTCTTCGGCACCCGCACCTGGGGCGGCCAGATTTGGCTGAATGCCCAAGGCTGGCTCATCGACAATGGCATGTGCACCGCCGCGGAAATCGGGGTCTATAGCCCGGAAGGCGAGTGGCTCATCGAGGGCACCGGCATCCAGCCCGACGTCACCGTGGACAACCTCCCCCACGCCACCTTCGGCGGAACAGACACCCAGCTCGAAGCCGCGGTAAAGCACCTGCAGGAGCTCATCCAAAAGGACCCCCGCCCCGTTCCCCAGCCGCCACCACGGCCAGACAAGACAAAGGAGTGA